The Kineococcus mangrovi region GGGCCGGGGCAGCTGCGGGGGTACGACGGGCACGAGGAGGTCGAACTCGCCCTCGTCAAGCTCGCACGGGCCACCGGAGAGGACCGCTACCTCCGGCTGGCGAGCTACTTCGTGGACGAACGCGGCCGCGAGCCGTACTTCTTCGACGCCGAGACCGCGCGCCGGGGGACGGACGGGTGGTTCGGCGAGCACTTCTCCGGTCTGGACCACCCCGGCCGCACCCGCGAGTACCTGCAGGCCCACGCTCCCGTGCGCGAGCAGCACGAGGCGGTGGGGCACGCGGTCCGCGCCACGTACCTGTACAGCGCGATGGCCGACCTCGCGGCCGACACCGGGGACGGCACGCTGCTGGCCGCCTGCCGCCGCCTCTGGGACCACCTGGCCGCGACCCGCACCTACGTGACGGGCGGCCTGGGCAGTTCCCGCGTGAACGAGGGCTTCACCCGCGACTTCGACCTGCCGGCCGAGGACGCCTACGCCGAGACGTGCGCGGCGATCGGGCTGGTCATGTGGAGCCAGCGGATGCTCACCGTGGACCGCGACCGGCGCTACGCGGACACGATGGAGCGCGCGCTCTACAACGCCGTCCTGGCCGGGTTGTCCGCCGACGGGGAGCACTTCTTCTACGACAACCCGCTCGCCAGCCGGGGTGGGGTGCAGCGGCACGAGTGGTTCGAGGTGGCGTGCTGCCCCCCGAACATCGCCCGGCTCCTGACGTCCCTGGGCGGCTACGCCTTCGCCCAGGGCCGCGACGAGCTCGTCGTCCACCTGGCGCTGGGAGCCGCGGTCCGCTTCGAGACCAGCGCTGGTCCGGCGACCGTCGACGTGAGCACCGACGCCCCCTGGGGTGGGCGCACCCAGCTGCGGGTGACCGACTCGCCCGGCGGTGAGTTCACGCTCTCGCTGCGGGTCCCCGGCTGGGCCGAGGGCGGGCAGCTCACGGTCGACGGGCAGCGGTTCGACGTCGCGGACCTCCTCGGCCCGGACGGCTACGTGTCCCTCACCCGCGCCTGGCAGGTCGGCGCGGAGGTCGTCCTCGACCTGGACGTCGCGGTGCGCCGGTGGTGGGCCGACCCGAGGGTGACCGGGGAGGCCCAGCACGTGGCGGTGACCCGCGGCCCGTTGGTCTACGCGGCCGAGGAGGTCGACAACGGCCCCTCGCTCGTCGACCTGCGGCTCGACCGGTCGGCGCCGGCGCGCGTGGTCCAGGTCCCCGGGCTCCCCGACGTCCTCGGGGTGCGGTTGTCCGGTGGACGCGTCGAGCACGCCGGCGCCGGCCTGTACCGCACCGAACCTCCCCGGCGCGTCCCCGCCGACCTGCTGCTCGTGCCCTACTACGCGTGGGCCAACCGCGGCGCGGGCGAGATGCGGGTCTGGCTGGGCGACTCCGAGGACTGAGGCCGCCACCGACGACGGCCCGCAGGACCGGCCCGCCCGGGCGGTCCGACCCCGTTCGACCACGAGAGAGAAGACGTTCGATGACGAACCCCGCAGAACCCCTGTCCCCGGCGACCGGCCGGGGCGGTGCGCCGCTCCCGTCGGATCCGGGGGGATCCACCTCCCGCCGCTCGGTCCTGGCGACCATGCTGGCCGCCAGCGCAGCCGCGGCCCTGGGCCCGGGGGTGCTGGCCCCCTCGCGGGCGGCGGCGGCCACCCGCCCCCTGCAGTCCGCACGCTTCGACGTGGCCGTCGACGAGGCCACCGGCGGGGTGTTCCGGTTGGTGGACCCGCAGGACCCCTACCGGACCAACTACCTGCTGAACCCCGACAACCGCCCGAACTTCGTCGTCGACGACTCGCGCTGGCTCGGGGACATGGTCTTCAGCGTCAAGGGCGCCGGGGACTCCGCACCGCGGCCGGCGGTCACCGGTCTGTCCGACGACGTGCGGACCGTCACCTCCGACGCGGACGGCGTGACGGTGCGGTACGCGGGGACGGCGGCGAACCGCTTCGGGATCAGGGGTTTCACCCTGACCCAGCAGTACGCGCTGACCGGACCCGACCGCAGCCGGCTGAGCTGGACCTTCACGGTGACGAACACGTCCGGCGCACCGCTGGAGTTCCTCGACGTCGGCCTGCCGCTGCCCATGGACTCCTGGTGGGCCAGCGACCAGACCGCGATCTACGAGCAGAACGTCAGCAGGCACTCGTTCGTGGCCGAGGACGGGTCCTACCTCTACTGGCAGCGCCCGAACGGCGAGGCCCCCTACCTGGTGATGGTCCCGCAGGAGGGAACCAGGCTGGAGTTCAAGAACAAGGCCCGCTTCAAGGAGGGGCCCTTCGCGGAGAAGGACCCGGCGTGGGAGGGTCTCGTCGAGTACTACGTCCACTCCAAGGACATCCAGGTGGCCCGCGCGGCCTCCACCGCGGCGTACCTGCCGGCGACCTCGCTCGTCCTGGCCCCCGGGGCCTCCAAGACCTACGGGTTCACGTTCCGGTGGGCCGGCAGCTACCACGACCTGCGTGACGTCCTGTTCGACGCCGGCGTCGTCGACGTGGTGTCCCTGCCCGGCATGGTCGTCCCCACCGACCTCACCGCGACGCTGGCCGTCCGGGCCGCCGGGGGCATCACCTCCGTCGTGGGCGAGGCCGGCAAGGGCATCGCCGTCCGGGCGCAGGGCACGCGCAACGGGTACTCCCTCTACCAGCTCACGATGCCGACCCTGGGGGCGAACGACGTCACGGTCACCTACGCCGGGAACCGGACCTCCGTCCTGCAGTACTGGGCGATCGAACCGGTCGAGAAGGTGATCGCGGCGCGCACCGCGTTCCTGGCGGGCAAGCAGCAGGCCCGGACCGCCCGCGGGTACGACGGCGCCTACCTGCAGTGGGACATGTCGCGCCAGCGGCTCATCACCTGGGACGACTACCCCGGCGGTGGCTGGAAGCAGTGGATGGCCGGTGGGTCCGACGACCTCGGCCTGGGCCCGGCCGCGTTCCTCGCCCGCAAGAACGTCTCCGACCCGGTACCGTCGGAGATCGCCTCGGTGGACCGGTTCATCCAGCGGTTCCTGCACGGGTACCTGCAGGCCCGCACCGAGAACGGCCAGCGCACCTACCAGGTCTACCGGTGGTTCGACGGCCGGGACGGCACCCCCCAGGACCAGGGCGTGTGGCGGGCGTACAACTACGCCCACATCGCCAACACGTACTTCCACATGTACGAGGTGGCGACCACCTGGCCCGACCTGAAGACCGCGTTCGGCGCGCTGGACTACCTCGACATGGCCTTCCGCACCTGGGAGGCGATGTACACGAAGATCCCGCTGCCCACCCCCATCGGGGACGCCGCCCACGACCTCGGCCTCATGGGCGAGGGGACCTACCCCGAGCTCCTCGCCGCTCTGCGGTTCGAGGGGCGCACGGCGCAGGCAGCGACCCTGCAGGGCTTCCTCGACGCGAAGGCGAAGCGGCTGTTCGCCCAGAAGTACCCCTTCGCCTCCGAGGCCAGCATCGACACCACCGGTTTCGAGGCGAACTACACCCTGGCCAAGGCGTACGGCAACACAGAACTGGCGCGCAAGGTGCAGCGCGCCTCCCTGGCGTGCCGGGGCCTGCAACCGCTGTGGTACTTCTACGGGTCCGACAACCGCCACATGGGCGAGTCGTGGTGGAACCTCGGGTACGAGACGCAGATCGGCGCCTGGCAGCAGCAGGACTACCTGAGGAACTACGCCGCACCGGACGACCCGGACTTCGACGACATGGTCCGGTCGACCTACGGCGCCTACCTGGCGGGGTGGGCCAACGTGAACTCCGGCCAGATCAGCCCCGCCGAGGCGAACCGCGGGGCGGCCTCGTGGCAGTTCCAGAGCGAGAAGGGGCGGGCGAACTACGACTGGATCCCCATCCTGGACGGCTGGTGGGCCTGGTCCGGGGAGGCGGACCTCGGGTTCTGGGGTGGGGTCCGCACCGCGTCGACGACGGTCGTCGAGGACCGTGCGGTGGGGACGTACGCGTACGGCGGCGAGGTGAGGACGACGGGCGCGGGGGGCGAGTACGCGGTCGTGCCCCGCGACGGGGTCCGGCAGCGTCTCATCGTGCACCCCGCCCGGGGGCTGACCGTCGAGGTCAGCCGGGCCAAGTACTCCCGGGCGACGGTCTCGCGGGCCGCGGACCGGGTCGGCCTGACCGTGCAGGGCGTGGGCGGGGCGGCGAGCGCGCCGCGCATCGGCCTGGCCAACCTCGCCGCTGGGACCTACGACGTCTCCGTGGGCGGGTCCGCGGTGTCGGCGCAGCTCACCAGCGACGGCCGGGGCGCGGCGGTGGCGCTGGGCTCCACCGCGTCCGACGCCGCGGTGCTCGTCTCCCGGACCGGGAACGCTCCGGGCGAGCGGGAGGTCGGGCGTGACGGTGTCGTCTCGGCCACGTACACGGCGTCGTGGAACCGGGTGGGGGCGCTCAACGACGGGCTCGTGGCCGCGGGCGGTGCGACCGACCAGACGGCGCTGTGGGGCACGTACCGGCGCACCGGCCGGTCGGCGTCGGACACGTTGACCTGCACCTGGGGCGAGCCCGTCACGGTCGCCTCCTCCACCCTGGTCTTCTGGGCCGACGCGGCGCGGGGTTCCGGTGACGGGGTGGCACTGCCCGACTCCTGGCGGCTGGAGTTCCGCGACGCCTCGGGCTCCTGGCAGCCCGTCCAGCCGACCGGGGCGGCCGCCTACCCCGTCAACCCCGCCGGGGCCCGGAGCACGGTGACGTTCTCCCCGGTCTCGACCACGGCGCTGCGGGCGGTGCTCACGGCCAGTGCCGCCGCCGGCGGTTCCCGTTCGGCCGTGGCCGTCTCGGAGTGGTCGGTGTTCACGCCGGCGCCGGCGCAGCCCGTGCCCCCGACGCAGACCCGGCTCTACCAGCAGGTGAACTCCGGGAACCCCGTCCGCGCCAACGTCGGTCAGCCCGTGCAGGTGGTCGTGCAGTTCGGCAACCGCGGAGCGGGCGTGGTGGACGGGAACACCCTGGTGGAGACCTGCCGGCAGACGAACGCCGGCGCCGCAGGTGCCACGACGTTCTCCCTGGCTCCCGCGGAGGGGACGCAGCAGCAGATCGCCCGGCCCTACCCCGCCGGGCAGAACGCGAACCTGACGCTGGTCGGGACCCCGACCTCGCCGGGGCGCGCGGTCTTCGAGTGCACCTTGAGCGGCCAGGACCAGGCGGGCGCACCGGTCAGCGCCACGACCACGGTCACGGTCGACGTGGTGCGCTGAGGTGAGCGCCGGGGCGG contains the following coding sequences:
- a CDS encoding glycoside hydrolase family 127 protein yields the protein MTTTSPVPAAADAPAQPAVTVTSRPLPVTAVRLDDPFWSPRVEVVRRRTIPFQRRQIDRVGHLRALAGAPDPGDAPPHVFWDSDVAKWIEAASNSLAVTPDARLERDVDEAVEVLARAQHPDGYLNTYFTAAAPGERFTDLRDAHELYCAGHLIEAGVAHHAATGKTSLLDVVRRYADLIGEVFGPGPGQLRGYDGHEEVELALVKLARATGEDRYLRLASYFVDERGREPYFFDAETARRGTDGWFGEHFSGLDHPGRTREYLQAHAPVREQHEAVGHAVRATYLYSAMADLAADTGDGTLLAACRRLWDHLAATRTYVTGGLGSSRVNEGFTRDFDLPAEDAYAETCAAIGLVMWSQRMLTVDRDRRYADTMERALYNAVLAGLSADGEHFFYDNPLASRGGVQRHEWFEVACCPPNIARLLTSLGGYAFAQGRDELVVHLALGAAVRFETSAGPATVDVSTDAPWGGRTQLRVTDSPGGEFTLSLRVPGWAEGGQLTVDGQRFDVADLLGPDGYVSLTRAWQVGAEVVLDLDVAVRRWWADPRVTGEAQHVAVTRGPLVYAAEEVDNGPSLVDLRLDRSAPARVVQVPGLPDVLGVRLSGGRVEHAGAGLYRTEPPRRVPADLLLVPYYAWANRGAGEMRVWLGDSED
- a CDS encoding DUF5695 domain-containing protein, which codes for MTNPAEPLSPATGRGGAPLPSDPGGSTSRRSVLATMLAASAAAALGPGVLAPSRAAAATRPLQSARFDVAVDEATGGVFRLVDPQDPYRTNYLLNPDNRPNFVVDDSRWLGDMVFSVKGAGDSAPRPAVTGLSDDVRTVTSDADGVTVRYAGTAANRFGIRGFTLTQQYALTGPDRSRLSWTFTVTNTSGAPLEFLDVGLPLPMDSWWASDQTAIYEQNVSRHSFVAEDGSYLYWQRPNGEAPYLVMVPQEGTRLEFKNKARFKEGPFAEKDPAWEGLVEYYVHSKDIQVARAASTAAYLPATSLVLAPGASKTYGFTFRWAGSYHDLRDVLFDAGVVDVVSLPGMVVPTDLTATLAVRAAGGITSVVGEAGKGIAVRAQGTRNGYSLYQLTMPTLGANDVTVTYAGNRTSVLQYWAIEPVEKVIAARTAFLAGKQQARTARGYDGAYLQWDMSRQRLITWDDYPGGGWKQWMAGGSDDLGLGPAAFLARKNVSDPVPSEIASVDRFIQRFLHGYLQARTENGQRTYQVYRWFDGRDGTPQDQGVWRAYNYAHIANTYFHMYEVATTWPDLKTAFGALDYLDMAFRTWEAMYTKIPLPTPIGDAAHDLGLMGEGTYPELLAALRFEGRTAQAATLQGFLDAKAKRLFAQKYPFASEASIDTTGFEANYTLAKAYGNTELARKVQRASLACRGLQPLWYFYGSDNRHMGESWWNLGYETQIGAWQQQDYLRNYAAPDDPDFDDMVRSTYGAYLAGWANVNSGQISPAEANRGAASWQFQSEKGRANYDWIPILDGWWAWSGEADLGFWGGVRTASTTVVEDRAVGTYAYGGEVRTTGAGGEYAVVPRDGVRQRLIVHPARGLTVEVSRAKYSRATVSRAADRVGLTVQGVGGAASAPRIGLANLAAGTYDVSVGGSAVSAQLTSDGRGAAVALGSTASDAAVLVSRTGNAPGEREVGRDGVVSATYTASWNRVGALNDGLVAAGGATDQTALWGTYRRTGRSASDTLTCTWGEPVTVASSTLVFWADAARGSGDGVALPDSWRLEFRDASGSWQPVQPTGAAAYPVNPAGARSTVTFSPVSTTALRAVLTASAAAGGSRSAVAVSEWSVFTPAPAQPVPPTQTRLYQQVNSGNPVRANVGQPVQVVVQFGNRGAGVVDGNTLVETCRQTNAGAAGATTFSLAPAEGTQQQIARPYPAGQNANLTLVGTPTSPGRAVFECTLSGQDQAGAPVSATTTVTVDVVR